tcgggttacgccaatcaaacaatttttatttaggcctaagtcCTCATATATTTATAATCAGGACAATACCGACCACATGGATGCAAGTAATTCATGCTAAATAGCAGACCACTAAAGCTGCAGTAATGCAACACTACTATGCATATTCATCTATGTTTGTTAACTCCATTCTCTGTGTGGGGTTTACAACTGCACTCCATTGGTATCATGCCAACTTTGTGTTTGTCAAATGTGAATTCACCAATACTCTGGAGTGCTTCTTTAATTTTCATGTATGTACATTTATCAGTACTTTTTTTTACAGTCTCTGCAATCCTAATTGAAGGCCTGTCACTTTCAAAGTCACAAAGAACCTTCTTTATTTTGGGTGAGTCTGTGATTACTAGGTAACAGATATTGTCAACTTCTGCGAAGAATGACCATTGTTCCAACTGTCTGACAGGTGAAATATGAACATCCCACCATTCATCTTTGGCTGGTTTATACAGTGCAACCTTTACAACTTCTATTCTTGACGTTTGTTCACCGTGACACATAATTCCTTTGATCAACAGATATCCATTAACTATTACAACATGAACTGCCATAAAGCCGAGCTCATCTCTAACGATTTCCCACTTGTTACTGGAGAAACTATATTTCTCCATTACGCTGTTCATTAATTGGGCATTTTCAGTTGAACCaattgaataaataaattcatCTAGCTGAATCAATTGATGCAAATGACGAATCTTAAGCATCGGTGGGAGCACATTCCATTCATTCTTCTCAGAATTGTACCGGAAGAAATTGTTTTCAGACAGACACTTGTAATGACTTTCTAGACGTTCTGGTGTTGTGCTAAACGATGCAAATTCCTTGCCTCCTCCGCCATACAAATGACCTGCATCAGAAACCAATAATCCAACACCATTTGTCAGATCATCTGATTCTTGATATGTAAATTTGCTAGGAAAATCAGCAAATTTGGTGAGCTTGTAACATGCTGTTTCAGTTCTACATTCAATAGAAATACCTGACCCCAACTTATACCcatcatgatttataccatgaTTTACATGTAATACAGATGTGATTGTGTTTCTGGTTGCAAATAAGTCTGGGTGACTCTTTATCACTTGGGGTGAAGCGATATCCATGATATCACTTAACTTCACAACCATCTTCACCATGTCCTTGCACGCTGGAATGGCTAACAACTCATCATCATGGATCTGCAGGAGTCTGTCAACTGGCACCAAACCAAGACGTATCTTCTTCAGGAGATCAACAGCATGGGCCTTGCGCTGCTCCCAATCATACTTCAGCCACATCACTGTTCCTTGCAGAATATGTTCCTCAGTCACGGTGTCTGTTTCTATTTCCTCATCACTTAAGATCTCCATCATGACACTTGCAGAAGAATTCTCCAGAAATACCTCTGATTTAACACACTTCAGAAAGTTCTGGACAACATGGCTTCTGTATATCTGTGCAACTTCTGAAAGACTGTTATGATTGCTTGCGATTGACCAGATCTCAAAACAGTCTTCCACTGGGAGCTTATCTTTGACATTTTTCAGGTACTCTGCACACAACTGTACAGCTGTGGTCAAAACCATGTAACAGGCCATTTTGATAATACCTGTGACTGTTGTTAATGAGAGAGTGAAGTGCCCTGTGTAGTAAAAGTCCAAGATTTGGACGAAGCTTTCTTCAGTTCCAGGAACAATTATTTCACTCATTGTACTCTCCTGAAACCCTGATGAGAACATTCCTTGGAAGTAATCACTTGCACAGCTTAGAACTGCTTTGTGAGCAGGAAATCCTTGATCTCCAACAATGATGGTGACATCACAGAAGGCAGCCTGATGCCTTAACTGGTTAAGTCCTGATGAGAGATGAGACAAATGGGATGGGTCTCCCATTTGCTTTACACACTGGTCTTGAACTGATGTTGCCATCTTACCATCAACAAGAAGAACACAAGCAAAATGTTTCAAAGATTATATCAAATATGCAAGCAAAGATCAAATTTTCACAAGGAAACAAGTTCACATTTCCAGAGCCAAGTTAAGCCATTGCTTTCAGTCTTTGACGGATTTGTCAAGCAAGGATTTTATGAGGCCTACGAGAGCAACTTGTTAACTTGTATAAATAACACACACCTTATTAGCTAGTACACTTCTCTGTGCATATCATGTCTGTTGGTCAGGTGGCATATAAAAGCTTAGATGTCTCTTTCGCTAACTCATAGAGTTGGTCTAATTGTTCTTGTTTAAAACTGTCCAACACAGATTCCTCTAGATGTTGTCCAACATTGAATGGTTTCTGATCTGTAGCTGAGCTTAGCTGATGGCAGTGCAGGATTGACTTGAGCACATCTGTATTCTGAGAgggataaaataaaaagaaaaaatactGAGcatattcatcaggactgttattgaaaatagAGACAAATTTCATAGATCTAGTTCAATTACAACAGCACTTACTGTCAGATTTCTttctcaacactgatgttgttgtggaCGACCTTCTGTTTTCAACTCGCTGTTGCTCATCATTGACTGAGAGGCGGCTAAGATTTTAGGCAAAGAGACAGATAAATACAAATGGATCAAACAAGCAGTGAAAATCAGGCAGCAAGGCACCACCCTGAACAGAGACCAGGGGCAATACAACCCAACTCACATGTTTGACGATCTTCTGTagaagaaaccaactggcaaccacgTTGCTGAGCAACAACAAGTTGTAAGCAGGTTGTCACAACAACATTAAtaaagaaatctgacagatttTGAAACGTCCACAGTTGGTGCTGTTCTATAAAAAGAGAAAGTATTTTGATAGTATACGTACTAATATTTACATTTTATCTACGATAAACATCAGCCAGGTCATTGATGTACCTGTATAAAATTGGATGACTTCATCTTTTATAGAAGTGGACAAAAACGATTGAGACTAAGACGACTTTTGTAACTATTTGGAGGTCAAGATTTAAGTTAAAGCCCAAAATGCACAAGaaacatacaggctgtatcaaaatgattgatctccatgttttttggtgtttttgaaaaatcTGCCTGTTCCAAAAACACCACTGGATCTACCTGAAATGACCTGCAGACCACTAAACTTTTAACTctttgtaactcaagtaaccattcgtaaagttacgaatacccaatactagactaACTTTACGAAGAGtgcctgtagtaaatccctattacgtACGGAGagtaccgttcgtaagtaagtttaatGACATGGAACTTACTACTTGTCATAAGTTAGAGGCTTTTGAGACTTACAAAgtttcgtaaagtttagtgaaatggaccccagatcaagggtgaaaataagagagcttgaaccaggggccactttggcaaaaaaagtggcccctggttcaccaagatttggaagaaccaggggccatttatatagatatttaaataagcactatttacttgtaatttgatatttttggttcactatccagggggccagttttgtgagaaagtgtcccctggtcaactaaaaattgagatggaaccaggggccatttctgAGTTTCTGGGGGACAAACTGCTCCCttctcccacttaatttcacccctgacccagatgtaattttttaatatttcatattcaaaatgctgTCAATTTCCTGTTGATCCAACATTTGGTGCGTTTGGAAGAATCAGACATTTCATACCAGATCCTATATCTGGAGCAAAAAAATATGTCTACCGCACTGCTACATGTAAATAGTTATGGATAAGACTATAGTCGACTTAGTCATGCAATTAAGGAAGTCATTTAAAGTCTTGAAGACACCTTGGGCCTTGGTTCATGGTAGTTCAGTGTGGGCCTTAAGTCTTAATAAGAACGTAGAATTTCCACAAATCTTTGCATACTGAATAAAGAAAATTGTTTATGAGTGTCATAAAAAGATCATTGCGTACCTTCCATTCAACCATAAATTTTGCAGCTTCATACGTTGGGACGTCTTTGTGTCTTCTGAATTCCGCTTTCACATACTCGTCTCCTACAACttgttaaaatgagtacaaaaaaaAGATCATATTCCCTACCTTCCATTCAACCATAAATTTTGCAGCTTCATACGCTGGGATGTCTTTGTGTCTTCTGAATTCGGCTTTCACACACTCATCTCCCTATGGCTTGTAAACGGCAAAGATCTGTGTAGTACCAGGATCCTCATATAGGCTCTTCCTCTTACACAGACTCCAAACAGCTGATGAGTTACTGGAAATGTAATCCTGTGAGTGATTGTGTAAGAGATGACAAACAATCAGTTGACATCATACTTGCATGTTGTGTTCAACAGCAAACTTGAAGTTGGACCTCTTACATGTAAGAGGAGAGTAAGACTTACTCTacttgtaggggtagaggatgtggtaaacaatggaaatgtaaggattacctcatcatgtttttagagattacaaaattgcaattgtttttttttttcatttgaataaaaacaaattcaaatattttcctgacgtgtaccatctccgccaatttcctttttaatcccccttttttttaatttccctttttttaatttccctttttttaatttcccctttttttttaattcctttttttaatttcccctttttttttaatttcccggtttttttaatttcccctttttttttaatttccgctttttttaatttcccttttttaatttccttttttttaatttccctttttttttaattccctttttttaatttccttttttttaatttccctttttttaatttccctttttttttaatttcccttttttaatttcccctttttttaatccccttttattttctcacAAAGCAGAATCTTTGCCGAGGCACATACTCAGTACTCAGTGGTTGTCCAAGAATTTGCTCGCTTCCCGCTGCGTACTATGCTGGTCTTTACGCACTGTAGTCTTTTACGTGTGACAGACCATGGATATAGTATATGGAGAGACCCACTGTGTAGATGTCAGTGGTCAGACCATGTGTGTGTATCCACTGATATAGCCTGTGCCGGAGCCTGTGTGCTAGGGCCGTGACTTATTTCAAGTCACGGAAAACCGTAAGAATACTGGTATATAAATCGCAGTAGTTTTATCCCGgcccgtggggggggggggagtgtaattttcccaaggcgtgccaaaaaatggcttgctTCCCTTCTCGGCCCTGCCAAAAAAAATCTTCGCCTCCCccctcctttgcacatgccaaatgttttaaaattgccatcaaaattgccatgtaaagggacggcatattcgtactatttaatagagctatttaatagagctattttatgactattaggcctatgtgactatttttgcatttttctcacgaactaataacacactggtaaggaactgcattggcttcctgtgttccaatgaattgttgtttaacttatgttgattgtatatactagtaaatgtaataatgataggcctattgcCCCGTATTTATCTGAACTTCTTTCAAATTGTGTTCCCACTCGTactcttcgatctggaaacatgcaacttctacaaaataagagcacatgagtcatttgaaattgcagctccacgtctatggaatgaactgcctatatattttagaactgctaaaaatgtaactacagggtgtcccagaatgatctgtaccgggaaatatggaattttttaggtatgaagggcatgttgaatggtcatattgttttgcattttaagttctgcatatatttagctttctcagattttttagattttaaaattggacgtttctagtagaagttatagaagattatgtaaaaatggtgaattctaagttttgacaacgcaacctattttgaaaatctgtaacattactaaccgttcagcacaaagttatttggaaaaaagttatgcaggtattttagttgtgctctgatcatatttccactaaatagccgatatctatctattatttatgacgttatttaagcaatcattatatggaattaaggatttgtggcctaatcccattctctccttggcggtagttttaaatatggttattgtggtgtgaggtccatgtcatttgaaatgcttgcagagatcgaactggttgtggtacagaaaagaagGCTCCTCAATTTCCTGTACAGCAGTGTGGATTTCTTTTAAAAACTTACTGgtaaaccggcagctatgttgagacgcaaagaagattcattagacgatagtgtataatgtaaagaagtttgacgagcacggaactgtcaggaatcggcagagtgaagcttcggtgctcgtaagactgtaagaactagagcaaacattgcagctgtccggcaagctttaaggcgcaaccccaacagtagttatCGTCCGAAATGCTGTGcaaaacatcccacgttcttcatttaatcgtatcgtgccatttttcaaaggtatgcgagtcgtttttcatcgattttacattattgcatgccacgccaaaacaaataaaggtagcgtgctgaaattaacagaataagtaggagacatgtccaacattataatgcttgtatcaaaaatagatacactgcccgtcttctatttttagttatttttgcaaacacggtacaaatcattctgggacaccctgtatgtttaaaaagatgttaaaaactcatcttatgtcggggtttgctcagggaaatttgaaaattccaccaaatagtgaaaaactgtataaaatgtctatcttttgtgttgatttgcaaaataaaacatagaaaagtgattatttagcagtaatcaaccattaaacaatcaattctagcattaattttaggcctgcgatccaagattctggccataggcctagtgctttacagtggacacggaaaatcacggaatcatcCAATTTGCAACACGGATTTTAGATTTTGTAACACCAtgaacacggagaaatcgtgaCTTTAGCTATAGGCCGAAAAAAGACTTAGACAGTGGAAGggtctaaatatttaatatattattaacaattattattCTAATCTAATTCAAATTAGGCCTTCTTTAATATAAGCCTCGTGATCACTCTATTGGATTCGGATTGTGTTACtaggtttggaaataatttttgtcttcactataataggccaagatataaaaaaaaaatagaaagctaTGCGAGCGCTATCCATGTTGGACAGCTGTGTTCAAATATAAAGTGCGGACGAAGCCTTGACTAAGGCTAATGCTCCCCATGTATACTAACATGAATCCACTAGCTGCAACATTATACGCACATCCAAAAAAATatcgggaaattaaaaaaaaaggggaaattaaaaaaaaaggggaaattaaaaaagaggaaattatttagcaaaaaaaaatgcatattcatcaaaaaatttaactttgtccgatctggcccaaatttggtgggtggcatccttgatacaaggggaatataatgcgcgaaaaaaaatcgaggtcaaccaaggtcaaaggtcataacggaggggtcaaaatttaaactttgtctgatcgatcgagctcaaatttggtgggtggaattcttgatacgaggggaatatatgcccgaaataaaattgaggtcaagcgaggtcaaatttcaaactttgtccgatcgggctcaaacttggtgggtggaatccttgatatgaggggaacacgtaaaacttaaaatcgaggtcatccaggagctacattttaaacttcatcTGATTTGGCTTAAAGTTGGTGAAAGTAAGTATAAAAACAATaaagtaaattatttaaaaaaattaatatcaatttaAGCAAAATCGTATGGGTGTTTCAAGCAAATCCCATGAGCAATACCCTCGAAGTCAACGTTATCGCCATTGTCATGCACGTGTTCATCATGTCAGTCACAGCCAGCGCATGCAGCATTCATAATATTTACATGCAGGCCCGTGGAGTTTCCAAAgccgtgcgccgtgagttcgaaccccgcctctgccaaatttaattttacttggggaaattaaaaaggtgaaattcaaaaaaaaaaaaaaaggggaaattcaaaaaaaaaaaggtgaaattaaaaaaaagggaaattaaaaaaaaaaggtgaaattaaaaaaaaaaggggaaattattacgcaaaaaaaaatgcatattcatcaaaaaatttaactttgtccgatctggcccaaatttggtgggtggcatccttgatacaaggggaatataatgcgcgaaaaaaaaatcgaggtcaaccaaggtcaaaggtcataacggaggggtcaaaatttaaactttgtctgatcgatcgagctcaaatttggtgggtggaattcttgatacgaggggaatatatgcccgaaataaaattgaggtcaagcgaggtcaaatttcaaactttgtccgatcgggctcaaacttggtgggtggaatccttgatatgaggggaacacgtaaaacttaaaatcgaggtcatccaggagctacattttaaacttcatcTGATTTGGCTTAAAGTTGGTGAAAGTAAGTATAAAAACAATaaagtaaattatttaaaaaaattaatatcaatttaAGCAAAATCGTATGGGTGTTTCAAGCAAATCCCGCGAGCAATACCCTCGAAGTCAACGTTGGTCGCCATTGTCATGCACGTGTTCATCATGTCAGTCACAGCCAGCGCATGCAGCATTCATAATATTTACATGCAGGCCCGTGGAGTTTCCAAAgccgtgcgccgtgagttcgaaccccgcctctgccaaatttaattttacttggggaaaataaaaaaaggggaaattcaaaaaaaaggtgaaattaaaaaaaaaaggaaattaaaaaaaaaggtgaaattaaaaaaaaaaggaaattaaaaaaaaaaaaggtgaaattaaaaaaaaaaggggacattaaaaaaaagggaaattaaaaaaaaaaaagggggaaattaaaaaaaaaggggaaatttaaaaaaaaaggggaaattaaaaaaaaagggaagggaaattcaaaaaaaaggtaaaattaaaaaaaaaaggtgaaattaaaaaaaaaggtgaaattaaaaaaaaaaaaggaaattaaaaaaaaaggtgaaattaaaaaaaagggacattaaaaaaagggaaattcaaaaaaaaaaagtgaaattaaaataaaagggggaaatttaaaaaaaaagtgaaattaaaaaaaaaaagggaaattaaaaaaaggaaattacaaaaaaagggaaattaaaaaggaaattggcggagatggtacaccagTATTTTCCTCAATCTGtttcaaaatgtctgtaatgatgacaATCTACTTTTGAATAGTGTTGATACAGACACATTTAAAGATTTTTATAAGAATGTTCCGCTGACTCCTTTGAATTTCAAGAGGTTTGCGAGGAGTTTATTTTTGAGGAATTAAACAGTCTTAATACAAGCAAGAGCACTGGACTTGACAACCTTCCAGCCCGTTTTATCAAAGATGCGGCAGAGGCTATTAAAGGGCCAATCACTTTCATTATCAACCTTTCTCTTCGGTCCGGCATTGTTCcaactcaaatgaaattggcaAACGCCATCCCTCTCTACAAAAAAGAAGAGTAGGCTGGATGCAGGTAATTATAGACCTGTTAGCATTCTCCCAGTTGTCTCCAAAATTTTAGAAAAGGCTGTCTTTTTCCAATTGAACAAATTCCTGGTTGAAAATAAACTTCTTTATGAACTCCAATCTGGCTTCAGAGGATCATACTCAACTGACACTTGCCTCATTCAccttcaagatcatatcagaaagAAAACTGCTGCTGGCTTCTATACTGGGATGATTTTATTAGATATCCAGAAGGCTTTTGACAGTGTTGACCATAAAATCTTGTGTAACAAACTGTCTGCCATGGGTGTTAAGTCCACAGCCTGGTTTGAATCTTATCTTTGTGATCGtaaacaaattgttcaaattggTGGGGTTGAGTCTGATCCTCTTGTCATAACATGCGGAGTTCCCCAAGGCAGTATTTTAGGTCCTCTTTTATTCCTATGCTATGTTAATGACATGTCCACTTCTATTAATTGTATTATGTTGCAGTATGCTGATGATAGTGCTTTGATATATTCCGACAAAGATCCAGAGAGAATCAGTCATGTTCTTCGTGATAACTTGGAGAGCTGCAATAAATGGCTTATAGAAAATAATCTCTCTCTGCACACAGGTAAAACTGAACTGATTCTCTTTGGATCGAAGCGTAAGGTcaataatgtttctgatttttctATCATTCTTAACAATGGTCAAATAATTAAGTCTAAACATACTGTTGTTTATCTCGGTCTAGAACTTAATCAGTTTTTTTGATGGTGAATTGTGAAACAAGTTAATTCTCGTTTGAAATTCCTCTACAGACAagcaaatttttttaatcaaaaggtGAAGAAAATGGTCTGCTCAGCTCTTGTTTTGTGCCTGTTTGATTATTCTATTTCCTCCTGGTATTGTGCCATTTCTAAATATCATTCGATCAGATTGCAGCGAGCTcagaacaaagttatcagatttatcATGGGAAAAGATCACATGTATCATATTAACCAAGCTGACTTTCAGGATTTAGGCATTTCAAATATCAGAACAAGGGctgagcagctccgtttgaaccatgtttttaatatttttcatgatgtttgcccaagctatatgaaagaaaactttgtcaaattatctcatcttcatcgttataacactaggggtagcaattttaacttccaagttccaaaaatcaaaacagcagattctgcttccttttttacaatgcaatccatgattggaacaaactaaccgaaaatgtaaaattgtgcaatataaaatcaaggtttaaaaaagatgctaaaattatcctcttagaccacatggttatatagtttttaatattgtaatttaggtgtttcatgttttaaatatgacatggtctcagatttgaagcaggtttcactgccaaagtgtgtaaaaattcactccagagtgaaaatagctatgtttaatttctaaggtgtcttttctagggtaaaattgtttgtagaacatgatttcttTGTCAAAACGCtgcatcgtacatcgttttgctacaaaatgttgatttgtggcgattttgcccgaaaaatgcact
Above is a window of Amphiura filiformis chromosome 20, Afil_fr2py, whole genome shotgun sequence DNA encoding:
- the LOC140142662 gene encoding kelch repeat and BTB domain-containing protein 2-like isoform X1, with translation MATSVQDQCVKQMGDPSHLSHLSSGLNQLRHQAAFCDVTIIVGDQGFPAHKAVLSCASDYFQGMFSSGFQESTMSEIIVPGTEESFVQILDFYYTGHFTLSLTTVTGIIKMACYMVLTTAVQLCAEYLKNVKDKLPVEDCFEIWSIASNHNSLSEVAQIYRSHVVQNFLKCVKSEVFLENSSASVMMEILSDEEIETDTVTEEHILQGTVMWLKYDWEQRKAHAVDLLKKIRLGLVPVDRLLQIHDDELLAIPACKDMVKMVVKLSDIMDIASPQVIKSHPDLFATRNTITSVLHVNHGINHDGYKLGSGISIECRTETACYKLTKFADFPSKFTYQESDDLTNGVGLLVSDAGHLYGGGGKEFASFSTTPERLESHYKCLSENNFFRYNSEKNEWNVLPPMLKIRHLHQLIQLDEFIYSIGSTENAQLMNSVMEKYSFSSNKWEIVRDELGFMAVHVVIVNGYLLIKGIMCHGEQTSRIEVVKVALYKPAKDEWWDVHISPVRQLEQWSFFAEVDNICYLVITDSPKIKKVLCDFESDRPSIRIAETVKKSTDKCTYMKIKEALQSIGEFTFDKHKVGMIPMECSCKPHTENGVNKHR